The following coding sequences are from one Mytilus trossulus isolate FHL-02 chromosome 8, PNRI_Mtr1.1.1.hap1, whole genome shotgun sequence window:
- the LOC134727367 gene encoding uncharacterized protein LOC134727367 encodes MKRNQDKGLDKDVAIICFSNLPKSDVVHLASNKYSSFYNTSPDEKKAIQSLRNRDDIVIKPADKGSAVVIMDKANYIAEAVRQLSDERFYKKLDYDPTSEFSSKIITALQTIYNDGHINEDTIGYLKPENAKPGRLYLLPKIHKVNNPGRPIVSANGHPTEKISEFVDFHLRSHVENLPSHIQDTTDYLRKMESMNPLPPETLLVTLDVTSLYTNIPHDDGIQSCREIWDSRHILEPPTECLVQLLTLVLKCNNFTFNGEHYLQINGTAMGTKMAPSYANIFMGKLEKQIIATSLSKPLSWFRFIDDVDMKWNESQQKLDDFIRHANNAHHSIKFTYEISDSKISFLDTTTSIKDGVISTDLYCKPTDKHQYLSPQSCHPKHCTKSIPYSQALRVKRICSSEEAVTKRLQELRGFLTKRGYKKLDIDKG; translated from the exons ATGAAACGGAACCAAGACAAAGGTTTGGATAAAGATGttgcaataatttgtttttctaatttgcCCAAATCGGATGTTGTTCATCTAGCTAGCAACAAGTACTCGTCATTTTACAACACCTCTCCTGACGAGAAAAAAGCCATACAATCGCTGAGAAACCGAGATGATATTGTGATAAAACCAGCAGACAAGGGCAGTGCCGTTGTGATAATGGACAAAGCTAACTACATCGCGGAAGCAGTGCGTCAGCTCTCTGATGAGAGATTTTATAAGAAGCTAGACTATGACCCTACTTCCGAGTTTAGCTCCAAAATTATCACTGCGTTACAAACCATATACAATGACGGTCACATAAATGAGGATacaattggttatttaaagcCAGAGAATGCCAAGCCTGGTCGATTGTATCTTCTTCCCAAAATACACAAGGTTAACAACCCTGGTAGACCCATTGTATCCGCAAACGGCCATCCGACTGAGAAAATCTCGGAATTCGTCGATTTTCATTTAAGATCTCATGTAGAAAATCTTCCTTCCCACATTCAAGACACTACAGATTATCTTCGTAAAATGGAATCCATGAACCCTCTTCCTCCGGAAACCCTCCTTGTCACTTTAGATGTCACCTCATTGTATACCAACATACCTCATGATGACGGCATACAATCTTGTAGGGAAATATGGGACTCGCGCCACATTTTAGAACCACCTACTGAATGTTTAGTCCAGCTGCTTACTCTGGTCCTGAAATGCAACAATTTCACCTTTAATGGTGAGCATTATCTTCAAATTAACGGGACAGCGATGGGGACGAAAATGGCACCGTCTTACGCCAATATTTTCATGGgcaaattagaaaaacaaattattgcaaCATCTTTATCCAAACCTTTGTCTTGGTTCCGTTTCATTGatgatgttgacatgaaatggAATGAATCTCAACAAAAACTGGATGATTTCATCAGACATGCAAACAACGCCCaccattcaattaaatttacgtATGAAATTTCCGACTCTAAGATATCTTTCTTAGACACAACCACATCTATAAAGGACGGTGTCATATCAACAGACCTCTACTGTAAACCCACAGATAAACATCAATACCTTTCTCCCCAAAGCTGTCACCCAAAACACTGTACAAAAAGTATCCCGTACAGTCAAGCTCTCAGAGTCAAGCGGATTTGCTCCTCTGAGGAGGCTGTCACGAAACGGTTACAGGAACTTCGcggatttttgacaaaacgagGTTATAAGAAATTGGACATAGATAAGGG ataa